Proteins found in one Gemmatimonadota bacterium genomic segment:
- a CDS encoding FtsX-like permease family protein, whose amino-acid sequence MPTKRRQTIPRAPWASRFGPSACPTRKPCPTARPWWYITRAPRTPWTSTGPDWPPEATMIGHYLLTAWRNILASRSHAAINVIGFAIGMACCLVILLYIRDELSYDRHNTRGDRIYRVVTDRTARTPGVLGKFIKAQVPEVEEVLRLRGTIGTWLFTTEDRQFYEQRVYWADGNLFDVFDVPLVQGSPANALTAPNTMVISSTMARKYFGDADPTGKTITGDHQFTFTITAVMEDPPDYAHYHPDFYVSIATTSGRGDPHRLLQNWANSQYYTYLLLPEGATPEEIGSVLRTRIGDHLDAQLRATAFTDTYDLQPLFDIHLHSRLELEMETNGDVSFIWMMTAIGVLILLIACINFTNLAVVRSITRAREIGMRKVAGAARGQIVRQFLGETILLSAVAFLIALSAVWVVLPVFRSMTGHALSMPSLEPWTLLGGACIIAGAGLLAGAYPALLLSRINPAVIFRGASDTGAVTLRKALVVIQFAMAILLLIGTGTVFQQLDFMRNRHLGFDQENVVILPDIQGMDFRMIREEYPRHAGVVSVTGASYIPGRAAGRGRLPIFPVERVDDPASPVVDMQYIHTEGGFVETFGFELLRGRDVSFERDFKFERDFNWVETPDGGGRGYSTGCILNEEAVRRLGWTSPDEAMDRYVKLVDDEMQVVGVVRDFHLRSLHERIEPVFITIGGSGYYAVRFVPGDPGETLRDLEAMWKASTPEIPFVYSFLDQDVERFYRSDNLLGRLVTMFAGLAVFTACLGLFGLAVFTAKQRTREVGIRKALGASARQLVLLLSREYTVLVVIANVIAWPVAYFVMQQWLRQYAYHSDVSLLLFPAAGLLGLLIAWLTVSTQTLRTAAMNPVDALRREL is encoded by the coding sequence ATGCCCACGAAGCGCCGGCAGACGATCCCAAGGGCGCCCTGGGCTTCTCGGTTTGGTCCTTCGGCCTGCCCTACGCGGAAGCCCTGTCCGACGGCACGGCCCTGGTGGTATATTACGCGGGCACCGAGGACGCCATGGACATCCACTGGGCCCGACTGGCCCCCTGAGGCGACCATGATCGGACACTACCTCCTCACCGCCTGGCGGAACATCCTGGCGTCCAGGTCCCACGCCGCGATCAACGTCATTGGGTTCGCCATCGGCATGGCCTGCTGCCTGGTAATCCTCCTGTACATCCGCGACGAGTTGAGCTACGACCGCCACAACACGCGGGGAGACCGCATCTACCGGGTGGTGACGGACCGCACGGCGCGGACGCCGGGCGTGCTGGGTAAATTCATCAAGGCCCAGGTGCCGGAGGTGGAGGAAGTACTCCGACTCAGGGGAACGATAGGTACCTGGCTTTTTACCACCGAGGACAGGCAATTCTATGAACAGCGTGTCTACTGGGCCGACGGCAACCTCTTCGACGTGTTCGACGTCCCGCTCGTACAGGGCAGTCCCGCCAATGCGCTCACGGCCCCGAACACCATGGTGATCAGTTCCACGATGGCGAGGAAGTACTTCGGGGATGCCGACCCTACCGGAAAAACCATCACCGGAGACCACCAGTTCACCTTTACGATAACCGCCGTCATGGAAGATCCGCCGGACTACGCCCATTACCATCCGGATTTCTACGTTTCGATAGCCACCACGTCGGGGAGGGGCGATCCGCACAGGTTGCTGCAGAACTGGGCCAACAGCCAGTATTACACGTACCTGCTACTGCCGGAAGGCGCGACGCCTGAAGAGATTGGATCCGTGCTGCGAACTCGCATCGGAGATCATCTCGACGCGCAGCTCCGTGCGACGGCCTTTACCGACACCTACGACCTGCAGCCACTGTTCGACATACATCTCCATTCCAGGCTCGAACTCGAGATGGAAACCAACGGCGACGTGTCTTTCATCTGGATGATGACCGCCATCGGCGTATTGATTCTGCTGATCGCCTGCATAAATTTCACGAACCTGGCCGTCGTACGATCCATAACAAGGGCCCGTGAAATCGGCATGCGCAAGGTCGCCGGCGCCGCCAGAGGTCAGATCGTCCGCCAGTTCCTGGGAGAAACGATCCTGTTGAGCGCCGTGGCGTTTCTCATCGCCCTCTCCGCGGTCTGGGTGGTCCTGCCCGTATTCAGGTCCATGACGGGCCACGCGCTTTCCATGCCTTCACTGGAACCGTGGACCCTCCTGGGCGGCGCGTGCATCATCGCAGGGGCTGGTCTTCTCGCCGGGGCCTATCCCGCCCTACTGCTGTCTCGGATCAATCCCGCCGTGATTTTCAGGGGAGCCTCGGATACGGGCGCGGTGACGCTGCGCAAGGCGCTCGTTGTCATTCAGTTCGCCATGGCCATACTGTTGCTTATCGGAACGGGCACCGTGTTCCAGCAACTGGACTTCATGAGAAACAGGCACCTGGGATTCGACCAGGAAAACGTCGTAATCCTGCCCGATATACAGGGCATGGATTTCCGAATGATCCGGGAGGAATATCCCCGCCACGCCGGGGTGGTCAGCGTCACCGGGGCAAGTTACATTCCCGGCCGGGCTGCGGGTAGGGGAAGACTGCCGATCTTTCCGGTGGAACGTGTCGATGATCCGGCATCGCCCGTCGTCGACATGCAGTACATACATACCGAAGGCGGTTTCGTCGAAACCTTCGGGTTTGAGTTGCTTCGTGGACGCGACGTATCCTTTGAAAGAGACTTCAAATTTGAAAGAGACTTCAATTGGGTAGAGACCCCGGATGGTGGCGGGAGGGGCTATTCGACCGGATGCATACTCAACGAGGAGGCGGTCCGGCGCCTGGGCTGGACTTCACCGGATGAAGCCATGGACCGATACGTGAAGCTCGTGGACGACGAAATGCAGGTGGTCGGGGTCGTGCGGGACTTTCACCTGAGGTCCCTCCACGAAAGAATCGAACCGGTATTCATCACGATCGGTGGCTCCGGATACTATGCCGTTCGGTTCGTTCCCGGCGACCCGGGAGAAACCCTGCGGGACCTGGAAGCCATGTGGAAGGCCTCCACTCCGGAGATCCCCTTCGTTTATTCGTTCCTCGACCAGGACGTTGAGCGGTTCTACCGGTCGGATAACCTGCTGGGCCGGCTCGTCACCATGTTCGCCGGACTGGCGGTATTCACCGCGTGCCTCGGCCTGTTCGGACTGGCGGTATTCACGGCGAAACAGCGTACGCGGGAGGTGGGCATTCGAAAGGCCCTGGGCGCATCGGCACGTCAACTCGTCCTGCTGCTGTCCAGGGAGTACACCGTCCTCGTGGTCATCGCGAACGTCATCGCCTGGCCGGTGGCCTACTTCGTCATGCAGCAGTGGCTTCGGCAGTACGCCTATCATTCCGATGTCTCGCTGCTGCTGTTCCCCGCGGCCGGTCTGCTCGGGCTGTTGATCGCGTGGCTGACGGTCAGTACGCAGACGCTGCGGACCGCCGCCATGAACCCGGTCGACGCCCTGCGCCGCGAACTCTAA
- a CDS encoding exo-alpha-sialidase, with protein MRIIDSGVLSRSVPGTDRANLTFPAVLGKSDGTLIATWHSGTTKDCADEVIEVSRSSDLGRTWTTPERPFESPVLRGVRGTVKIVYLTELAPDRIIAAAMWIDRETYPEAPGLFNPETEGCVPMSILLANSVDGGNTWSAWREVPMPEEIGPASLTNPVMQLPDGTLVMTIETNKHYLDASKWFQRVVAFHSTDEGRTWSEPVNIGYDPTGLIFNWDLRSAVAPDGRIGAFAWTYNTETESYLNIHRRISTDGGRTWSDPEDIGVTDQAAHPAVLPDGRVVLPWVDRFRDQSIKARVAPSIDGPFDPESEETLYAHEAPADDPKGALGFSVWSFGLPYAEALSDGTALVVYYAGTEDAMDIHWARLAP; from the coding sequence ATGCGCATCATCGACTCCGGCGTTCTCAGCCGCAGCGTACCCGGCACCGACCGCGCCAACCTCACCTTTCCCGCCGTCCTCGGCAAGTCCGACGGCACGTTGATCGCCACCTGGCACAGCGGCACGACAAAGGACTGCGCGGACGAAGTGATTGAAGTCAGCCGGTCTTCCGACCTCGGGCGGACCTGGACCACGCCCGAACGTCCCTTCGAATCACCTGTACTGCGCGGCGTCCGGGGAACGGTCAAGATCGTCTATTTAACGGAACTGGCGCCGGACCGGATCATCGCCGCGGCCATGTGGATCGACCGCGAGACCTATCCGGAAGCGCCCGGTCTCTTCAATCCGGAGACCGAGGGATGCGTGCCCATGTCGATCCTCCTGGCGAACTCTGTGGACGGCGGAAACACCTGGTCGGCCTGGCGAGAGGTGCCCATGCCGGAGGAGATCGGACCGGCGAGCCTGACCAACCCGGTCATGCAGCTTCCGGACGGTACCCTGGTCATGACCATCGAAACCAACAAGCACTACCTCGACGCGTCGAAGTGGTTTCAACGGGTCGTGGCCTTTCACTCCACGGACGAGGGAAGGACCTGGAGCGAACCGGTAAACATCGGGTACGATCCGACCGGCCTGATCTTCAACTGGGACCTGCGGTCGGCCGTGGCGCCGGACGGACGCATCGGCGCATTCGCGTGGACCTACAACACCGAAACGGAGTCTTACCTGAACATACACCGCCGCATCAGTACCGACGGCGGCCGGACCTGGTCGGACCCGGAGGACATCGGTGTCACCGACCAGGCAGCCCATCCCGCGGTGCTGCCGGACGGGCGCGTCGTCCTTCCCTGGGTGGACCGCTTCCGGGACCAGTCCATCAAGGCCCGCGTCGCGCCGTCCATCGACGGACCGTTCGATCCGGAATCCGAGGAGACACTGTATGCCCACGAAGCGCCGGCAGACGATCCCAAGGGCGCCCTGGGCTTCTCGGTTTGGTCCTTCGGCCTGCCCTACGCGGAAGCCCTGTCCGACGGCACGGCCCTGGTGGTATATTACGCGGGCACCGAGGACGCCATGGACATCCACTGGGCCCGACTGGCCCCCTGA